From the genome of Malus sylvestris chromosome 13, drMalSylv7.2, whole genome shotgun sequence:
ttgttctgttctaagttcaacatcaacttatgctttgcctctccagctcatccccagtctaatggacaagttgaggccatcaacaaaataatcaagcgcactttgaaaaccagcttggacaaagctaaaggctgttggccagaatttgtaccccaagttctttggtcatatcgcacttcatatcggacttcaacaggagaaactccattctcacttgcctttggcacagaggcggttgtccctgttgagctcgagcaagcaacattccgagtccagaactacattcaaagtgaaaatgacaaacaactcaccctcaacttggatttagtcgaggaacacagaaaccaagctcacttgaggaatgtcgcctacaagcagcgcatctccaattattatgactctagggtcaagcctcgttctttcaaaataggagactgggtcttaaagaaaagattactctgcgacagagtcccgagtgaaggcacacttagtccaaactgggatggaccgtatgaagtcattggcatcagtcgccctggctcttacacacttagaagctccgatggcaagacccttggccatccatggaacgctgatcacttgaagtactactacaaatagactcacgatgtacaagtgttgagctatagccgttcggcatcctatgtaatgaaggccatttggcaatgaattcaataaagaggtaatttagccaactcagccctcactcttttacattcatagcaagcgatgccggaacccttctcaatcagaaagcaatccgtcttccacagtcactacaaaacaagcaaatgaagaccgtgtcaagcgccaaaaaaaaaaaaaaaaaaaaaaaaaacagcttcatccaaaaagcttcacccgaaaagcttcacctccaaagcttcacccacaaagcttcacctaaaaagcttcacccaaaaagcttcacccgaaaagcttcacctccaaagcttcacccacaaagcttcacccaaaaaaaaacttcacccgaaaagcttcacttaaaaaagcttcacctacaaagcttcacctaaaaagcttcacccaaaaagcttcacccgaaaagcttcacctccaaagcttcacccacaaagcttcacctaaaaagcttcacccacaaagcttcacccaaaaaaaacttcacccgaaaagcttcacttaaaaaagcttcacctacaaagcttcacctaaaaaatcttcacctagaaagctccctctacatactttcatctacaaagcttcaccatcaaagcttcacccagaaagcttcatctacaaagcttcaccatcaaagcttcacctcgaaagcttcatctacaaagcttcaacaccaaagcttcacctacaaagcttcaacacaaaaccttgctccaaataaacaaattttgttcacaaaacccaagatgcccttgaacttgtacaaaaacacttgggtaaacataaacattttttgttttacacccacaagggcccaaaattttccttcttatttattcacttatatatgttcccaaacatattataatagatccaacaacaagccaaagtcccaagtttcataatggacaaaagtacaagcaattcatcaataatgaatgtgctacaaaaattggaatctgccccaacatagaaatccaacccaagagactttttctctctctccctcttccgcctcctttcatctatcaaatttctgcaacctctgctcttctccaatggagctgaattttggacaccctatagttcttgagcatatgaacaactttcaagaaggaaccatttctgtttgagcgacggaaattaaagtgttgaagctccaaacatgacagtcggattcttgcagatttcgaagctgctgtgatgtttcgaagatctggaaatatttaaccattagttcattctgaatttttgatatgttatgaaagagacgatgaggaacaacttcaatgaagaaagcatgccgatctgaacaatagaaaatggagtttcgaagctcacaacaaatctgacgggttgacagaaaaataataaccagtcattcatcatacctggatttctggagttatactgctccgaggtatctcaaatttggatatgttgtagttcacgagctgaggaacaacttcaatgaagaaagcataccgatctgaacaagagaaaatggagtttcgaagctcacaacaaatctgacgggttgacagaaaaataataaccagtcattcatcatacctggatttctggagttatactgctccgagggatctccaatttggatatgttgtagttcacaagctgaggaacaacttcgatgaagaaagtatgttgatctgaacaagagaaaatggagtttcgaagctcacaacaagtctgacggattaacagaacattgatgaacagttactcatcatacttgaatttctgaagttgtactactccgatggatctccaatttggatatgttgtagttcacaagataaggaaaaactttcatgaagacgactttgcaatctgagctatagagaaaggtgttatcttgcatccactcaggctgattagtggaaacgaaaagcaattccaccaaagaaaagatgaaaaagagagaaaagctactaattgcacttgatcttgtctagtcaatagcatgcagcatcaaacacacaaaagttggaaatatttttagataaagcatatacgaatgtgtgacatcgaaacaaggattcgttactttgacaaattagtaacacgcgagacacctcattcggcaactctcttcgcctgaagacttgggggactcccaccatatgctactgcaccttgatactcggcagtctcacagccactcagtgacttggatttttcaagtctccaaccgagaagttttcctcactcgggaaattaagggaacactacctcaaactacatgcttcactcacaaagcttcaacaatacaggtttcaacaaaagcaaaaattcaaagaactttatgaagaaggctttggtgtatttaacacaatatgttgaaatgaagcaaagcttatttattaatattttcgataagccacaaatatgtacatatacatgagtcaaaataaacaaacaaaagggagccttcacaaaggttgcttaggggaagtctcagcagtcggtagagccccagaaagagaaagcaccggagggtggttatccggagcctcagtacttgacaaaaccccagaaggaggaggcattggaggttcatcatttgaagcttcattaccaggtacaaccctagaggacgaaggcaataaatgcctttggaacaaacccacaaaccgctgatgatcaagtaaaaccttaccatcagattccttcatctggtcaagcttcctcttcatgtttgtagcatagtcatgggcgagccggtgcaactgcttattctcatgcttgagccctctaatctcctgtttgagactcatcacttcagcagccaatgattcaacttggcgggttttagcaaataggcgttgggccatattagacacagaacctgcacactgaacactaagagccagacagtccttaacagccaactcatcagaccgtttggaaagtagtctgttatctttgggagtgagaaggttcctggccaccactgcagcggtcatatcattcttcatcacagaatccccaacggtaaggggaccagtaggggatatgaaggatgggcgccatatgttgtctggagaaggcgtggctgtctcttctccaaggttcaagtcaaaacgacggtcggagggtccagacattttcaaatgtgttgaagaaggaagaggtcagacaaatcaagatcttagaagtgcaagaaatgagcttctactggtagagattcaagtgtgctgtggaacttaatgtcagcctctataaaaatctgcactcgacggagcttcagaaatcgaagaggcgtttgctttctcaaaagctgggctgctcagagaccacgagggccgatctcagaaatcgaagaggcgtttgctttctcaaaagctgggctgctcagagaccacgagggccgatctcagaaatcgaagaagcacctgctttttcagcctcgtcagcacctgtcacatgcacaatcagctttgcggaaattacgggcactctgtcgaagatttctggtgaagtagaaagcacgtgaatcttactgttcaatcaccgctctccatatgcaccatcaactcctcgggtaccacatataactttgtcaaagatctctgacaaagtttaggcacgagaatttcgaagttccagctaccctactattacccataagggtaaaggaacaacaccactgcttgacaactggaaagtccctatgtgtgtcgacctccgtgttttgcggcaagacaggttggcaagaacgtccaacctttactcacattcgagaaaagactcccaacataattactttctaaaaaatcggagtagcaccgctttccgaatctcgagagtcagatcctcgacgggattgcttgttcgaaaaccgaagaggcacaactctcagaacttcgagagccagatttccttagataaagcttgtctgtaatcttcacacgtaatatcagctttccagataccacataccactttttcaaagtgctctgacaaaattaaaacacgtgaagctggcagctcgcactacattgctgtgaccaagaagggtaaaggaatagcattactacttgttattgggaaatccctatatacattgacctccctcctcaacggacaggcaaacctgcaaaaatgctcaaccctttctcgcattcgaaaaggcaccctcaacataacctttcgaaatactcagctttatttccccccgataatacctcagcaaataagccacaccaagaacaagagtatctcatatcatcagggtcgaaagcaagagtatcccatatcatgctttctccctgtctttgtctttgtccttgtccacacctgcaggacaaggagaaagagagcagtcagtcggaacctgaaatcaaacctccaatttggaactgactgcctggagcctttgcctggttgcttacttagcattgctctcgagtactcatcctcaactgctgtcaaggtcacgaattccaccggcaaatgcctcatgacagttgatcagatattggctctttacactgaagctgccaagcgtggatgagtcactatgaaggaatgttctgaaggaccatttaaatgcaaaggttgcacaccacttctgccatgcaaaagattgaagcagaaggttcaacggtgagctgaaacagatcactacagcacgacacctttccataccacattcattattccgttaacagcaaaagtatcccatatcatcaaggtcgaacgtactctagatttgatggacttgttttgaccctcaaatttttgagtcggccttatactctgaagggcaccagaaaaccctccagcacagttcaagaataagcctgtggaaagttacttcttcaaaagcaaaagtatctcatatcatctcttatccatttgcttctccttatcctggcagttgaatgagagacaaggagaatgagaacaatcaaccggaagccgaagtcaaacctctgatcctgggttgcttacttggaagtttgactgcttaccttgtctgtcacctctttcggcagatctcctagctcggcgacttgggggactcctactatagggtttgtatcacacttgactaagcccgaaactacaactaagcttcaagtgaaattgatacattaccttgtgcgtcaacatcagctaaatacaccattcccggatggaggaaaggtacttccagagaagggcagatgaagatcagaccacacttcggtacttagaagtttcgtgattactcaagggattggatcttgcaagtccccaaccgaggagtttccctcactcgggaacttaggggagcactgtttgtaccatacttgaccaatcccgaaactaccgagcaccggccaacgctatactgtcaaggacccagaagagttcccctccgaccaggaggccaatcactactcgacacgtgtcaagattagaagccaatcagagcgcagcacgtgtcaacatcaagaactaatcataacatgacacatgtcaatgtgacaaagctacaagtttttctataaataggggtcatccccccacaatattgcctaatgccattttgtgttaaatcattcacaagaactcactaaattgagagcttgatcctttgtacttgtgtaagcccttcactactaataagaactcctctactccgtggacgtagccaatctgggtgaaccacgtacattctgtgtttgcttctctgtctctatttatttacgtacttatcctcactagtgaccgaagcaaccaagcgaaggtcacaaaacctgacactttctgttgtaccaaagtcttcgctgattttgtgcatcaacaggaaTTATCATTTCCACCAGAAGTACTTCTGTTTTCAGAACTATTTGAAATCAAAGTGTACTGGTAGTTCATACCAGGAAACATCAAAATAGAAATATGCGGACTTTGAGAGAGAACTCGCAGCCTCCGGTCTCGACTGAGCAACAAGTAAAATGCCGAAGCAGATCAATGAGATCAAGGATTTCCTTCTAACTGCAAGAAGGAAGGATGCCCGCAATGTCAAAATCAAGAGGACCAAGGATGCTGTCAAGTTCAAGGTTCGGTGCTCCAAGTACCTTTACAGACTTTATGTGTTTGATTCCGAGAAGGCCGACAAGTTGAAGCAATCTCTTCCTCCAGGTTTGAACGTTCAGGACCTTTGAACAAGGATTTTGGAGTAGCCGGTCGCGCTATCCTACCAAGACTCGATGAAATGACGATATGCATGCcgtttctgttaaaaaaaaattgcgcgCTGCGCGCTATCCTTATTGACCCCCCCCAAACATTATTTCTTGGATCCGCCATTGATGGTTCGGTGGTGATTTAAGCTAAAAAATTGATATAACAGTATCTCATCGTGGGTGCTCTGGTTGCAGGATGTTTTTAACTCTAATCTCAGGTTCAATGCTAACAGAAGACGGGTTCGGTCGATTGTGGCTTTCACCCATTGGTTTATCTGGAAAGCCCGTTGTAACTTTGTGTTTGATCAAGTGTCAATCAATCCCACCTAGGTAGTTTTGGCAATATCCAATGCGGTGGGATCGTTATTGGATGCAATGAAGGCCCCCGAGGCAATTGGGACACTGGTGATTGTTGTGAATGGCTAGGTTCCACTCTAGGTTCCATTATGGATTCCTCATTCTTCCCCATATACAAAAATTAATGTTGATGCTAGATGGTCTAAGGCGTCCATGTCAGGGTTCGCTAGGGTAGTTTTGAGAGATGCAGAATGGCATTTTATTGCAGTAGTGAGGTACTCGATTAAGGCTCCCAATGATGTGGAGGCTAAAGCTTTGGTGCTGCTTTATGGGTGCGAATTGTGTGCCTCTATGGGTATTTGCTCGGTAATTTTCGAATCGGACTCTCTTGAGGTCGTCTTTTGCCTCTATGATTCTCTTGAAAATGGCAATTATGAGGCTTTTCCTATTTTAGCAAAGGTGGAACAGCTGGGGGGAGCTTTCCAAAACTGTCGCTAGTCTTGGGTTCCAAGATTAGCCAATATGGCGGTGGATGGTCTTGCGTTAGTTGATTGCCCAGAGATATGTGATGTTGTTTGGGTCGATCAGCCCTCATCTTTGTTGGTTTTTGTATTGAACAATGATGGTCTTCCCTGTCCACATTAGTTTTGTTTTGGCAGTGTCTGGGGTGACGTTTTCACTTGGTTGAAGCGTCACTATTGTTGTATCCCCTTACATTGTTTTTTTTGGTCCTTCTAGCTTGTTGATTGCCTCGCGGTAGGCTTTCCTGTATCTTATTGGCATCTTTGCCTTGGAATGCAATTCCTAGtttaccaaataaaaaataaaaaaaattaagggtgTTTTACACAACCCCTTGCTCCATCCACCCCTATGTTGTGTTAACCTGGTTCTCTTCCTGCATGTGTGGTGGTTGGGTGTACGGATCTAGATGACTTGGTCAATTGTAGAGATTTAAGTTCTGATTTTTTCGTTggattttctttccctttttttttttggcttttttagTTGTGCTTAACTCTTTATGGATCCTCCGTTCGTCTTGGTTCCTACATGGCAATCACTCTGGTGGTTACTGGTGAGAGTTCAACGACTGCTTCTATCTGTTGGAGATTAGGTTTTTTCTGCTTGTGGTGTGCCCTCTGTTTAAGGCCTTTGTCAATGTGGGATTGGGCCTCCCACTATTTTTCTTAGATTGTTGGTTGCCTTTGTAATTTACTTTgccaaatagccaaaatggtccctgagatttgcataactcatcactttggtccctaacatttcaaatcgataaaagtggtccctgagattgtccaccatccatcattttgatcattctgttaaaaactccgttaattgtcccagagctcttggccagaagtttgggcaattttcaaagtttcgtaactcaatcgtttcttaaccaaattcgacccataatatatcaaaatgaagataggagagtgtaaaataagattatacctatttagaagcccaatggttgccggagatggctggaaaatagcctcaaagttgactggtctgagggaaaacttgaaaacttgccgaaaactgggtaaactttaaacgttcataacttcttcaatactcaatgaaatcaagtgattcaaaaacggaagtcatacttctcgatgagacgaaaagaatggtacctttttcgatGGCTAACTTGCCATGTTTTGGCTGAAAAAGGGCTCAAAACTGGTTGTCTatgtctcgagttagccacttttgagCCATTTTCAAGCCAAATCACTGCAATTTAGCCGtctaaaaaggtaccattctcttcttctcgtcgagaagtatggttttcatttttgaatcacttgatttcgctgaacattgaagaagttatgaacgtttaaaatttactcagtttccggcgagttttccaattttctctcgaaccagtcaactttgagactATTTTCAGGCCATCTCTGGCAGCCATTGGGctatataatcttattctacacttttctatcttcattttgatatattatgggtcgaatttggttaagaaacgattgagttacgaagctttgaaaattgctcaaacttccggccaagagctccggaaCACTTAACAAAGTTTTTAATGGAAAAATCAAAATGATGTATGGTGgtcaatctcatggaccatgtttattgatttgaaatgttagggatcaaagtgatgagttatgcaaatctcaatgaccattttggctatttagccaatttactttttaagttttaatgaatttcagctttttcctacaaaaaaaaaaaaaggtttgagaTGAAGTTTTCACATCATCTGATGCAATATTCCTTTCTATGGACATGGTCTAAGCCTGATTGGAAACTGTTGATGTTACTAATCCGCAACGATGATCTTGTAACACCACGTGATGACGCAGAAATCCCTTTGGTGATTAACTAACTCTGGCTTTGACTAGTATCACAGTCAGAAACTATGATCCAAACGAACTAAATTGCAAACGCTTTGCAACTTAAGTAGTTACGAGCATAAAAGTAAGTGTTCGGAAAAGTAAAACCCAAATCTTGAAACAAAATAAACCCCTCAATTTTTACCGATTCATAAGCATTCAAAATGGTACAATAATACACATGCATGATCCTGCATGTAAAATTACATAGCAATACATATGGTTGCTGAATCTCCATTTATTCCACTGTTTTGGGGAAAGGACTAAATCCGGTCCTGACCATTTTCTCCAGAGGCCAAAAGAGGGGATTTGGGAGATTGTCCCACTCGTACCACTCCCAACCATCGCACTTGTTTGGCTCCAGGTTTTGGGGCTCCTGATCTGGATCCGCCGCCACTCCGCGCATGAAAACCGTCACGTAATGCGACGGCTTCGGCGGCTCTAAGAACAAATTGTTCGTGACCGTCAGCAACTCCATCTTCTCCTTCTCAATGTCCAGCCCAGTTTCTTCTTTCAGTTCCCTCGCCGCGCACTCCTCAAAGCTCTCTCCTGCAAAAATTACAAAACGCGGCcgtggaaatttgaaaatttggaacTGATTCAACgaaattaagtaattaatttgGGATTAGGACAGAAGGGGGGAGAAAACCCATGCGAGAATTACCGAATTCGAGATGGCCGCCGGGGAGGGCGAAGGTAGAGTCGCCGACGGAGGAGCGGCGGCGTCCCAACAGCACCGTTTTGCCTCTCAGCAAAAACACCACCACCGCCACTCTAGGCTTCGCGGCGGCGGCTGTAGTCCCGTTTTCCATTTTGTTTCTGCTCTTGTACGCAACGCACCTGACCCGACGCCAGGACTCGACTCACTTTAAAAGCAAGGCTGATTCACTGTTTTGCGGTGGACCCTTCGGTCAAAACGCTGTTTAATGATGTCGTTTCGACCCCATTCTGCTTTAGGGCTTTCCCGCCACGAATGCTGGGAGTTGACCGATTGATTGACGTTGAAtctcttttgttgaaactttagggtttaggatttaAATACGCGGTTAGTCCATAACACCAACGAAAAATAAGTATTTATTGTACATTTCGTCATGCTTGTGCTACACGCAAAAATGCTTTTGGACTTACCCAGCctcactaacaaagtttaataATTTCTTTTTAAGAAAATTGTTCGAGAAAATTATCATTATGtcgttctttttattttattttattttatttgtaagCGAAATGGAGATTtctttttcatatttaattgtATTGAGCCCGTTGTATGACTTGATTCAAATAATGTTTAATGTGGAATAAAATGGCTCATGACTGTGACATGCTACAtgctaatttatttttttaacgaGTTTATGTagttcaaatattttatatatgtttttaaataGTATCACATGATGTTATTAATGTTAAATATCAAATCTTATTATAACACGTAAATTAACAGTCGTAGATAACTGTATGAGATTGCTTTGCTATGAGGCTTGTTAACTAATTAACTAATGGGTTTGGCAAACCTGGATCAACTTACCTAGTGGATGAAGAAGACCAAATTACTAAAATGGGCCTTGTCAAGGACTTTTTGCTTGTTGGGCCTGGAGCCCCAATTTAcccaaaagaaggaaaaacaaTGCCCGTCCAAATAGGTGTCAGAAACAGTCGCTTTCTTCATGCGGGTATTCAGCTTTGAACGATGATACTCGTTGGATTTTCTTTGTGATAATTTTGGGATATTTAATTATATCCGTTTATCATATATCATGAGATCAATTCTtatcaggtactgtttatattcaattttaaataaaaattattacaaTGATTTATAatcacacgatatacgatgaacgaatatgactgaaaatt
Proteins encoded in this window:
- the LOC126594875 gene encoding 60S ribosomal protein L38-like is translated as MPKQINEIKDFLLTARRKDARNVKIKRTKDAVKFKVRCSKYLYRLYVFDSEKADKLKQSLPPGLNVQDL
- the LOC126594877 gene encoding nudix hydrolase 1, producing MENGTTAAAAKPRVAVVVFLLRGKTVLLGRRRSSVGDSTFALPGGHLEFGESFEECAARELKEETGLDIEKEKMELLTVTNNLFLEPPKPSHYVTVFMRGVAADPDQEPQNLEPNKCDGWEWYEWDNLPNPLFWPLEKMVRTGFSPFPKTVE